One Fuerstiella marisgermanici DNA window includes the following coding sequences:
- the lpxD gene encoding UDP-3-O-(3-hydroxymyristoyl)glucosamine N-acyltransferase, with the protein MATTRERNELTATQIAEILGTDVIGDGTRGVRGFNVIERAAETDVAFVGCEKNLKRAATCEARVVIAPNDCRERFAAFEGVTFIPVDQPEVAFLKIAERLIPARPRANIGISPKAIVADTAVIGSKTNIHPLAVIGDYVEIGDNCDIGPGAVIGDGCTIGDDTAIDAHAVLYPDTVVGSRVKILAQAVIGAAGFGYRLVDGRHELLPHLGIVRIADDVEIGACTTIDRAKVGETTIAEGTRIDNLVMIAHNCQIGKHNLIIGQTGIAGSSSTGSYVVCAGQAGIADHVHLGDRAVIGAKTGVHRDMPGDKAYLGIPARSATLHAREQMALKRLPEMRSTVKQMEKQIAELQGQVATLVSALANSTSTGRSDDAGEIRRAA; encoded by the coding sequence ATGGCAACCACACGCGAACGCAACGAGCTTACAGCAACTCAGATTGCTGAGATTTTGGGGACTGACGTTATCGGTGACGGCACCCGTGGTGTGCGTGGCTTTAACGTCATCGAGCGGGCTGCCGAAACAGATGTGGCGTTCGTCGGGTGCGAAAAGAATTTGAAGCGAGCCGCGACCTGTGAGGCTCGTGTCGTCATCGCGCCGAATGACTGTCGCGAGCGATTCGCTGCGTTTGAAGGCGTGACTTTCATCCCGGTCGATCAGCCCGAAGTGGCATTCCTGAAGATCGCCGAGCGCCTTATTCCGGCTCGCCCACGTGCCAACATCGGGATCTCACCGAAGGCCATTGTCGCGGACACGGCCGTGATTGGTTCCAAAACGAATATTCATCCGTTGGCCGTGATCGGTGACTACGTCGAAATCGGCGACAACTGTGACATCGGCCCCGGCGCTGTCATTGGCGACGGCTGCACGATCGGCGACGATACCGCGATTGATGCTCATGCGGTGTTGTATCCGGACACCGTTGTCGGCAGTCGCGTGAAGATTCTGGCTCAAGCCGTCATCGGTGCCGCTGGGTTTGGCTATCGCCTTGTCGATGGTCGGCATGAACTGTTGCCGCATCTCGGCATCGTCCGCATTGCGGACGACGTTGAAATCGGGGCCTGCACGACCATCGACCGTGCGAAGGTCGGCGAAACGACGATTGCTGAAGGCACTCGGATCGATAACCTTGTGATGATTGCTCACAACTGCCAAATCGGCAAGCACAACCTGATTATTGGACAAACCGGCATCGCTGGATCGAGTTCCACAGGTTCGTACGTTGTGTGTGCCGGACAGGCGGGCATCGCTGACCACGTTCACCTGGGTGATCGAGCGGTCATTGGGGCGAAGACCGGGGTTCATCGGGATATGCCAGGCGACAAAGCTTATTTGGGCATTCCCGCTCGAAGTGCCACCCTGCATGCTCGCGAACAGATGGCGCTAAAGCGGTTGCCGGAAATGCGTTCCACCGTAAAGCAGATGGAAAAGCAGATTGCTGAGCTGCAGGGGCAAGTGGCGACTCTGGTGTCTGCATTAGCAAATTCCACATCGACCGGCAGGAGCGATGATGCTGGCGAGATCCGAAGAGCCGCATGA
- the metX gene encoding homoserine O-acetyltransferase MetX, with protein sequence MSVAPQEEMLDDATNSVGVVRTQYATLFESPTPLTLQGGATLSPVTVAYETYGQLNEKKDNAVFICHALTGDAHAAGLHGNEGEKPGWWDGFIGPGKGIDTNQYFVICANVLGGCQGTTGPGTINPATGERFCESFPFLTVGDIVTVHSELVRHLGIERLLAVVGGSLGGMQVLDWSVRFPDQVLGSVVLASAPKLAAQGIAFNAVGRRAITADPGFEGGRYYNSEGPRYGLALARMVAHITYLSEDSIELKFGRRLQDSDRFAFDMQKETEFQIESYLHYQGKRFVQRFDANSYLYLTRAMDYFDLSDGHESLAAAFQDVQSRFLVASYDTDWLFPTSQSCELVSALLEVGKHVSYVELKCPFGHDSFLIDLGPLTDLVGPFLQQTQLANSVSQLNNSAGGGI encoded by the coding sequence ATGTCTGTAGCACCGCAAGAAGAAATGCTGGATGACGCAACCAATTCGGTTGGCGTTGTGCGGACCCAATATGCGACGCTGTTCGAATCACCCACGCCACTCACCCTCCAGGGTGGTGCGACGCTAAGCCCCGTGACTGTCGCGTACGAAACCTACGGACAACTTAACGAAAAGAAGGACAACGCAGTTTTCATTTGTCACGCATTGACCGGCGACGCGCATGCGGCCGGGTTGCATGGCAATGAAGGCGAGAAACCTGGTTGGTGGGACGGATTCATTGGCCCGGGCAAGGGCATCGATACCAACCAGTATTTTGTTATCTGCGCGAATGTGTTGGGCGGGTGCCAGGGTACGACTGGTCCCGGAACGATTAACCCCGCCACCGGCGAACGATTTTGCGAATCGTTTCCCTTTCTAACTGTCGGTGACATCGTCACGGTGCATTCCGAATTGGTCCGACATCTGGGTATCGAACGTCTGCTGGCGGTCGTCGGCGGAAGTCTGGGTGGAATGCAGGTTCTGGACTGGTCTGTCAGATTCCCCGACCAGGTCCTGGGCAGCGTGGTTCTGGCGTCGGCTCCGAAGCTGGCGGCTCAGGGGATCGCCTTCAACGCGGTGGGGCGGCGAGCCATCACGGCAGATCCGGGCTTCGAAGGCGGGCGATATTACAACTCCGAGGGCCCACGCTACGGATTGGCACTGGCTCGCATGGTGGCTCATATCACCTACCTGTCGGAAGATTCTATCGAGTTGAAATTCGGGCGACGCCTGCAGGACAGTGATCGCTTTGCGTTTGATATGCAGAAGGAAACGGAGTTTCAAATTGAAAGCTATCTGCATTATCAGGGAAAACGCTTCGTCCAGCGGTTCGATGCGAACAGCTATCTGTATCTAACGCGAGCAATGGATTACTTCGATCTGTCAGACGGCCACGAAAGCCTCGCCGCCGCATTCCAGGACGTGCAAAGTCGCTTTCTGGTCGCGTCGTACGACACCGACTGGCTGTTCCCGACTAGCCAAAGTTGCGAACTAGTTTCGGCACTGCTGGAAGTGGGCAAGCACGTTTCGTACGTCGAATTAAAATGCCCATTCGGCCACGATTCTTTCCTGATCGATCTAGGCCCTCTCACGGATCTTGTCGGACCGTTTCTGCAGCAAACGCAGTTAGCCAATAGTGTGTCGCAGCTCAACAATTCTGCCGGTGGCGGAATCTGA
- the metW gene encoding methionine biosynthesis protein MetW, which produces MSDSRYHLPDPSVQLVDDLIMRHIDRDSRVIDLGCGDGRLMQRLNQEMGCHVVGIDVEPANITAVIRRGLPVVAADLNQGLKDIPSNSFDFAVLSQTLQQVQHPKQLLQEMLRVANRGLVVVPNFGHWRVRWEVLLRGRTPITDKLPYEWHETPNVHFMSMRDFHELMQSIGLHVVKERPIIRGRSVDRAWAANIRADSAFYLLERTT; this is translated from the coding sequence ATGTCCGATTCGCGTTACCATCTTCCCGATCCGTCGGTCCAACTTGTCGACGATCTCATTATGCGGCACATTGATCGCGACAGCCGAGTCATCGACCTTGGCTGCGGCGATGGCCGTTTGATGCAACGGTTGAACCAGGAAATGGGGTGCCACGTCGTCGGAATTGATGTCGAACCGGCGAACATCACCGCCGTCATTCGCCGCGGATTGCCGGTGGTAGCCGCGGATTTGAATCAGGGCCTGAAAGACATTCCGTCCAACTCGTTCGACTTCGCTGTGTTAAGCCAGACATTGCAGCAGGTACAGCATCCGAAGCAGCTGCTGCAGGAAATGCTGCGAGTCGCCAATCGTGGTTTGGTGGTCGTGCCGAATTTCGGGCACTGGCGCGTTCGCTGGGAAGTATTGCTTCGTGGCCGCACCCCGATTACGGATAAGCTGCCGTACGAATGGCACGAAACCCCCAACGTGCACTTTATGTCCATGCGAGACTTCCATGAATTGATGCAGAGCATCGGTCTGCACGTGGTGAAGGAACGCCCAATCATTCGAGGCCGCTCGGTCGACCGTGCCTGGGCAGCCAACATTCGCGCAGACAGCGCATTCTACCTGCTCGAACGCACCACGTAG
- a CDS encoding 3-keto-disaccharide hydrolase → MVFARLPRLSTIVAVLSMAAVSTLPSAIAQTKTSPADEPAANATAKNDDGKADDASAKKSDKAKKSDADGWSPLFNGKDLTGWKSTEFGGEGEVYFEKGNVVITQGVQLSGITSTRKDLPKSNYEVQFEAQRAAGSDFFIGFTFPVKESSCSLICGGWGGGVCGLSSLDGMDAVENETTSYSNFENGKWYKVRLRVTDDRIEAWLDKHKIVDVETAGHKIGVRFEVDASRPMGFATFQSTGWIRNARMRTLPAAGKAGAKDAQKSPK, encoded by the coding sequence ATGGTATTTGCACGCCTTCCTCGACTTTCCACAATCGTCGCGGTGCTGTCCATGGCGGCGGTTTCGACGCTTCCGTCTGCGATCGCTCAAACGAAAACTTCACCGGCTGACGAGCCGGCTGCAAACGCAACAGCCAAAAACGATGACGGAAAGGCGGACGACGCATCTGCTAAGAAGTCAGACAAAGCGAAGAAATCGGACGCCGATGGCTGGTCGCCGCTGTTCAACGGCAAGGACCTGACAGGTTGGAAGTCAACGGAATTCGGCGGCGAAGGCGAAGTGTATTTTGAGAAAGGCAACGTCGTGATCACTCAGGGCGTCCAGCTGTCCGGAATCACGTCGACCCGCAAAGATCTGCCGAAGAGTAACTACGAAGTGCAGTTCGAAGCTCAACGAGCTGCCGGCAGTGACTTCTTCATCGGCTTTACGTTTCCCGTGAAGGAATCCAGCTGCAGTCTGATTTGCGGCGGTTGGGGAGGTGGCGTTTGCGGTCTGTCCAGCCTTGACGGGATGGATGCCGTGGAGAACGAGACCACGAGTTATTCGAATTTCGAAAACGGCAAGTGGTACAAAGTTCGGTTGCGAGTGACCGACGATCGCATCGAAGCATGGTTGGACAAACACAAGATTGTGGATGTCGAAACGGCCGGGCATAAGATCGGCGTTCGCTTCGAAGTCGACGCTTCCCGACCGATGGGTTTCGCGACTTTCCAGAGTACAGGTTGGATACGGAACGCGCGCATGCGGACCTTGCCAGCGGCCGGGAAGGCTGGCGCGAAGGATGCCCAAAAGTCACCAAAATGA
- a CDS encoding PDZ domain-containing protein codes for MKNTALFTLLFLVTSLSRCSTSLAEDAAAPTMNQSALTGLVAALRSDDFSTRLQAAENLKDVDVDQLQQIADLPEGQLNAEVAARLFAELDARYMQDGKTKSGAASELLERLAQSDRLLLADGAQRILNRRWQRRVELAAKILEEMGAEFRAGSFTGQLGMRWGPAASRPNVQLFVGEEWTGGDEGISVMERLKALADPGLRASGLVVWLLEGHPLNDDQRSRLRDLVGESRINERSRVALGILGEQAFAPGVLVRHVSGGSSAAAAKLQIGDVLTAMLDAAPPEDVEPADIDVKEPEKLKDFDHLVERLKAYRKGDKIWLIVERGRVVPMNNGFILPQRFPRPEPTVQVIEVTLKGWSDLEASPN; via the coding sequence ATGAAAAACACCGCACTGTTTACCCTGCTGTTCCTCGTGACCAGCCTTTCCCGATGCTCGACGTCGCTGGCGGAAGATGCCGCCGCGCCGACGATGAACCAAAGCGCATTGACCGGTTTGGTGGCTGCGTTACGGTCGGACGACTTTTCGACTCGGCTGCAGGCCGCAGAAAACCTGAAGGACGTCGACGTCGATCAACTTCAACAGATTGCGGACCTGCCCGAAGGTCAACTGAATGCAGAAGTTGCCGCGCGGCTGTTTGCCGAACTGGACGCTCGGTACATGCAGGATGGCAAAACCAAAAGCGGCGCGGCGTCGGAATTGCTTGAGCGGCTGGCACAGTCTGATCGCCTTCTGTTGGCGGACGGTGCTCAACGAATATTAAACAGACGTTGGCAACGTCGCGTCGAACTAGCCGCCAAGATACTCGAAGAAATGGGGGCGGAATTTCGAGCGGGTTCATTCACCGGGCAGTTGGGCATGCGTTGGGGGCCGGCCGCTTCTCGACCAAACGTGCAGTTGTTTGTCGGCGAAGAATGGACGGGCGGGGATGAGGGCATTTCCGTGATGGAACGCCTGAAAGCGCTCGCGGATCCGGGTTTGCGAGCGTCTGGTCTGGTTGTTTGGCTGCTGGAAGGGCATCCGCTGAACGACGATCAGCGAAGTCGTTTGCGCGATCTTGTGGGCGAAAGCCGCATTAATGAACGTTCGCGCGTTGCGTTGGGAATTCTGGGCGAGCAGGCATTTGCGCCAGGCGTTTTAGTGAGGCATGTTTCCGGCGGCAGTTCGGCGGCCGCTGCCAAATTGCAAATCGGCGACGTTCTGACGGCAATGCTGGACGCAGCTCCACCAGAAGACGTCGAACCGGCTGATATTGACGTCAAGGAACCCGAAAAGCTGAAAGACTTCGACCACCTTGTCGAACGATTGAAGGCCTACCGCAAAGGCGACAAGATCTGGCTGATCGTCGAACGAGGCCGAGTAGTCCCGATGAATAACGGCTTCATCCTGCCTCAGCGATTTCCTCGCCCCGAACCAACGGTGCAGGTAATTGAGGTGACGCTCAAAGGATGGAGCGATTTGGAAGCGAGCCCCAACTAA
- a CDS encoding DUF6688 family protein gives MAQIYLLVALAALFCVATPLPAIVAFRAAWHPEFFCERTILRKLLLLVPTTIFPVVVLSLHASSPSLHWKDSGESYFNYLARGSASWIYFPPFAMANFLIGRTVVDTEYAHKTLLTPISLVTCILICAFFTLGNLKGAWLFPLSAGCGYFYGLQTLIQRRGLPRITARHVWLIVGWLMTMAATVTIGAARTKQIVSELPDEPPGCFIVTAACRGHQTVVRSTVDTTTGQLTNDQLAVFRTFERWLQERKPVVHKVARQVYNRVAPPIARAIRFRWQADCVYLMLKPFEWLIRVTIGR, from the coding sequence ATGGCACAGATCTACTTGCTGGTAGCGCTGGCAGCATTGTTTTGCGTGGCCACACCTTTGCCAGCCATCGTCGCGTTTCGCGCAGCGTGGCACCCGGAATTCTTCTGTGAGCGCACCATTCTTCGAAAGCTATTGCTGCTGGTGCCTACCACAATCTTTCCCGTAGTCGTGCTGTCCCTGCATGCAAGTTCTCCATCGCTCCATTGGAAAGATAGTGGAGAATCCTATTTCAATTACCTAGCGCGAGGTTCGGCGTCGTGGATCTATTTTCCACCGTTTGCTATGGCCAATTTCCTGATTGGCAGGACAGTCGTCGACACGGAGTACGCCCACAAGACACTATTGACGCCGATCAGTTTGGTGACTTGCATTCTCATATGCGCATTTTTCACGCTCGGCAACCTGAAGGGCGCTTGGCTATTTCCGTTGTCGGCGGGCTGCGGTTATTTCTACGGTCTCCAAACTCTGATTCAACGACGTGGTCTGCCGCGAATAACAGCGAGACATGTGTGGTTGATCGTCGGGTGGCTAATGACAATGGCGGCGACTGTGACCATCGGAGCGGCCAGGACCAAGCAAATCGTGTCAGAGCTGCCTGACGAGCCGCCAGGTTGTTTTATCGTTACTGCTGCCTGCCGAGGGCATCAAACGGTTGTCCGAAGTACAGTAGACACGACCACGGGACAGCTGACAAACGACCAGCTTGCTGTCTTTCGCACGTTCGAACGTTGGTTACAGGAGCGTAAACCAGTCGTTCACAAAGTCGCTCGGCAAGTCTACAACCGCGTTGCTCCGCCGATCGCACGCGCAATCAGGTTTCGCTGGCAGGCGGACTGCGTGTATTTGATGCTGAAGCCATTCGAATGGTTAATCCGGGTGACCATCGGCCGCTGA
- a CDS encoding SDR family NAD(P)-dependent oxidoreductase, with product MSLKDRTIVVTGGTSGIGEACARHFVQLGANVVMASIQQAEGEALEAELSETSRAKFIACDVTQEDQVRSLIDGAVAAFGRIDAIHCNAGAWGQGTAEDFDDAIWNKVMGVNVKGALLTAKYGIPAMRATGGGTILATTSVAAQIGFPQHAVYCASKAALEALVRCLAVDYAGVVRVVGISPGTVKTPMLAATCQGWDKPIEELYAEVAKKIPVRRLGEPEDVAKAAAFLLSDDASYINGTILTLDGGTMPLPPW from the coding sequence ATGTCCCTGAAAGATAGAACCATCGTTGTCACCGGAGGCACTTCCGGAATTGGCGAAGCCTGTGCGCGGCATTTCGTTCAGTTGGGGGCCAACGTTGTCATGGCGTCTATTCAGCAGGCCGAAGGTGAGGCGCTGGAAGCCGAGTTATCCGAAACGTCGCGGGCAAAGTTCATTGCGTGTGACGTGACTCAGGAAGACCAGGTGCGAAGTCTGATTGACGGCGCCGTGGCTGCATTTGGCCGAATCGACGCGATCCACTGCAACGCCGGTGCGTGGGGACAGGGGACGGCGGAAGATTTCGACGACGCCATCTGGAACAAAGTGATGGGCGTCAATGTTAAGGGAGCTCTATTGACGGCAAAGTACGGCATCCCGGCGATGCGGGCGACGGGCGGCGGGACGATTCTGGCAACAACATCCGTCGCCGCCCAAATCGGTTTTCCCCAACATGCCGTTTACTGTGCATCCAAAGCTGCGTTAGAAGCTTTGGTTCGTTGCCTTGCCGTCGACTACGCGGGCGTTGTGCGAGTGGTCGGTATCAGCCCCGGAACCGTGAAGACACCGATGCTGGCGGCGACGTGCCAGGGCTGGGATAAGCCGATCGAGGAGTTGTATGCAGAGGTCGCGAAAAAAATTCCTGTGCGACGTCTGGGAGAACCGGAAGACGTTGCCAAAGCGGCCGCTTTTCTACTCAGTGACGACGCCAGCTACATCAACGGAACGATTCTGACATTGGACGGCGGCACTATGCCACTACCGCCGTGGTGA
- a CDS encoding sugar-binding protein, with the protein MPKTYEAKRLEPGASIAIDGHGSFSRWQAANVLTDFDFPWIKRTPPATEFRALWNDQSLFLRYDVTDTDVVLGDGANAMEKVIGSDRVEIFFSTGPDLKPYYGIEFDPRGEVLDYQARFHRELDFEWACDGLKVATSLNDAGYVVEASLPIATFKTLSCLHRDDGGDYLIAGLYRAEFSHGPSGGAIVEDWMSWVDPEVSTPDFHVPTSFGTIRLVR; encoded by the coding sequence ATGCCGAAAACCTACGAAGCCAAACGTCTCGAACCCGGCGCGTCGATTGCCATCGACGGTCACGGCAGCTTTTCTCGCTGGCAGGCGGCCAATGTATTGACCGATTTCGACTTCCCGTGGATCAAACGCACGCCCCCCGCCACTGAATTCCGCGCGTTGTGGAACGACCAGTCTCTGTTTCTGCGTTATGACGTCACTGACACCGATGTAGTGCTTGGGGATGGGGCGAACGCGATGGAGAAGGTGATCGGATCGGACCGCGTGGAAATCTTCTTCAGCACCGGGCCCGATTTGAAACCGTACTATGGAATCGAATTTGATCCGCGCGGGGAAGTGCTTGACTACCAGGCCCGATTCCATCGAGAGCTGGACTTTGAGTGGGCATGCGACGGTCTGAAGGTAGCCACGTCATTGAATGACGCGGGCTACGTGGTGGAAGCCAGCCTACCGATTGCGACATTCAAGACACTAAGCTGCCTGCACCGTGATGACGGCGGCGATTACCTGATTGCGGGGCTGTACCGAGCAGAATTCAGTCACGGTCCGAGTGGCGGAGCGATTGTTGAAGACTGGATGAGCTGGGTCGATCCCGAAGTTTCGACTCCTGACTTCCACGTGCCCACATCGTTCGGAACCATTCGACTGGTCCGTTAA
- a CDS encoding VOC family protein, translating into MGRIFHHIGLPTQEKQPNESYVEDTKVWVTDPADHPYRVEFLRFENDSPVTGPLRDMPHVAYRVDDMAAAVAGKEIILEPFTPMAGLSVAFVKEDGAVIEFMKFEGGATEFADLA; encoded by the coding sequence ATGGGCAGAATCTTTCATCATATTGGCCTGCCAACGCAGGAGAAGCAACCAAACGAATCGTATGTCGAAGACACAAAAGTCTGGGTGACAGATCCGGCAGACCATCCGTACCGCGTCGAATTTCTTCGGTTCGAAAACGACTCGCCGGTCACTGGTCCGCTGCGCGATATGCCTCATGTGGCTTACCGAGTTGATGACATGGCGGCGGCTGTTGCCGGCAAGGAAATTATCCTTGAGCCGTTTACTCCAATGGCCGGTTTAAGCGTCGCATTTGTGAAAGAAGACGGCGCGGTAATTGAGTTCATGAAGTTCGAAGGCGGTGCAACGGAGTTCGCGGATTTGGCGTGA
- a CDS encoding Gfo/Idh/MocA family protein — protein MNRTKPIRWGVIGLGWFGEVHADNLAEMPDIELTALCTRRPERVAEIADRLGVENRYTDYHQLLADPNVDVVSVTTHINDHRQIAIDALRAGKHVLLEKPMAPTVADCDEIVKAAEEASGLFMVGHICRFDSRVALAKEAIEQGRIGTIISMHARRNLSTAIGQLVLDDISALMGDGIHDADLMLWFSEAKVQTVYAQEVHPGKNKYPDGGWSIARLDNGAVAVVESVWHLPESTPYAIDARLEVIGTEGALYINCGEAGLQIHDAAGVKIPDTMYWPRPFGQYAGVLQEELRYFANCVQTGEAPTRITPGESRAAVAWMAAATKSAESGSVIAF, from the coding sequence ATGAATAGAACAAAGCCGATCCGCTGGGGAGTTATCGGCCTGGGTTGGTTCGGCGAAGTGCATGCTGACAACCTGGCCGAAATGCCGGACATCGAACTGACCGCTCTGTGTACGCGGCGCCCCGAACGAGTTGCCGAAATCGCAGACCGCCTTGGCGTTGAGAATCGCTACACGGACTACCACCAGTTGCTGGCCGATCCCAATGTTGATGTCGTAAGCGTCACGACTCACATTAACGATCATCGCCAGATTGCAATTGATGCACTGCGAGCCGGCAAGCATGTGCTGCTGGAAAAGCCGATGGCGCCGACGGTCGCTGACTGCGACGAAATTGTGAAGGCGGCCGAAGAAGCAAGCGGCCTGTTTATGGTGGGCCACATCTGTCGGTTTGATTCCCGAGTCGCTCTGGCGAAAGAAGCTATCGAGCAGGGACGCATCGGCACAATCATTTCGATGCACGCTCGGCGAAACCTTTCCACCGCAATCGGCCAACTGGTGTTAGACGACATTTCCGCTTTGATGGGAGACGGTATCCACGATGCTGACCTCATGCTGTGGTTCAGTGAAGCCAAAGTGCAGACGGTCTATGCTCAGGAAGTTCATCCTGGGAAAAACAAATACCCGGATGGAGGCTGGTCGATCGCTCGGCTGGATAACGGGGCCGTGGCTGTCGTCGAATCGGTCTGGCACCTACCCGAAAGCACGCCCTATGCGATTGATGCTCGGCTGGAAGTCATCGGCACGGAAGGAGCGTTGTACATCAACTGCGGAGAAGCGGGCCTGCAAATTCATGATGCCGCGGGCGTAAAAATACCCGACACGATGTACTGGCCTCGTCCGTTTGGCCAGTACGCCGGAGTCCTGCAGGAAGAACTGCGCTACTTTGCGAACTGCGTGCAAACTGGTGAAGCGCCCACACGAATTACTCCTGGCGAATCCAGAGCTGCCGTGGCATGGATGGCGGCCGCCACGAAATCTGCTGAGTCTGGTTCTGTGATTGCATTTTGA